The Atribacter laminatus genome contains the following window.
GGTATCCGCACAATTTATATTATACCATATTTTTATTTTTTCAATAATACAAAAAAATATTTTTTAAATGCTAATAATAGGTTTAAAAGTAGCTTGATTTATTTCGATCTACCAATAAAGCACCATGCCCTCTCATACCGAAACTCACGTTTTGATCCTTAAATACACTTTAATCTTTTATTTAAAAAATGCTGATGATGGGCAGCACATTTGATTGTCAATAAGCGGGGTGACCTTAAGCACTTCTTGCTTTAATATTTCTCCTTTAATGCTGATTTGATTGATTTTAACTGGAACTTTAGCACCAGATTGCAGGAGAGCATTTTGAACCATTGGAATTAATCCGCGACAACAAGGAACTTCCATATAGACAATATTTAACTCTTTTATTCTGTTCTGTCGAAAGATCTGAGCTAATTTGTCTTCATAAAGATCTACATTATCAAGTTTTGGGCATCCGATTAATAATACTTTTCCGGTTAAAAATTTTTCATGAAAAGCCGGATAAGTAAAAGGAACACAATCTGCGGCTATGACTAAACTGGCATTTTTTAAATAGGGTGCTTCGGTTGGAACCAACGTTAGTTGTACCGGCCAGTTTTCCAAAAGAGATTGGCGTTCTTTAACAGGTAAGGAGTTTACAGGGTTTTTTTGTTGAAATGAATTCCCCTTTAATGATTGAGCCATAGTTCCAGGACATCCACAAGCGGGGAGAGGTTCAGGCTGGGAAGGAGGTTGAGGTTGGAAACTTTCGTCAAAGGGTTCGGCAATTCTTTCTTCTATTTGTAAAGCGCCGGTTGGGCATTCACCAATACAAGCCCCTAAGCCGTCGCAATAGCTGTCTTTAACTAAGCGAGCTTTTCCATCAGTAATTTGAATAGCCCCTTCAGCACAGGCTAAGACACATTGACCGCATCCGTTGCATTTTTCTTTATCTATTTTAATAATATTCCTTCGAATGGTATTTCTTCCATCTACCATGGTTATCACCTCTTGCTACCATTTAAATTGGATATTTATTCAATTTTTCTATTTAGGTATAATAGTACCAGAATATATATATTTGTCAATATTAAATTTTTGACTCTCGTCCTCACCTTTCCCATCGAGGGAGAAGGAGCTCTAACTCATTACTTACTGGAGTTGGGACCAGCGGACTTTCCAGGGTATGAGCACGGAATCAATGGTATAGATGTTTCCATTAATGGTTTCATAAGCATCACGAAGAAATTCTGCGTTTATTTCACTTAATCCTGGAGCATCATTTATTGCTAACAAAACCTTAGGGTCTTCTTTACTTTTCATCAAAAACATAGTTGATCCACTTAAGAGCGTTTTTAAGGTGAGTTTACTTCCTGGGAGATCTCGCCAGGTGATTCGATAAGGAACCAGATGATAGGTGAGAATAGCAGCAAGTATGGAGCGATTTTCCGGATTAAAAAGTGCTTCAAAGGTTTTTTTAGATAAATTTTTAAAAGCATCATTGTTTGGAGCAAAAATAGTTATATCGTTCGCTTCTTTCAGAGAATTGAAAAGGCCAGCCTTATCGATGAGTTGCAGTAAAATGGTAAAATTTTCATCGGTAGCTAAAACATCAACCATATTGGTTTCAATCCTTTGAGTAGATGGGTTAAATCTACGGTTACGGCTAAAGGCTAAAGGAGAAGCGAACGAGAAATGAATCAAGAGGATTAACACGATAAAAATTAACGAAATTGGAGAATATCTTTGTTTGGTCATAAATTCTAATCCTCCACAGCATTTGATATTATATTATTCCTATTCAGCATATTCGAAAAGGTTCGTTTCGAAATGAATGAATAATTAGGTTAAAATGTAACTCGATAATCTACTGAAAACCGGGAGGAAAGACCGTTGAGCGATCATATCAAAAAAATAGCCGTAGAACTGAGTATAGATGAAAAACAAGTGAGCGCGGTTGTTGAACTTCTCAATCAAGATGCCACTATTCCCTTCATTGCCCGTTATCGAAAAGAAGTAACCGGCAGTTTAGATGAAGTAGTCATAACTGAAATACGAAACCGAATGGACCGTCTTCTGTTATTAGAAAAAAGAAGAGAGGCTATATTGAGTGCTATGGAAGAAAGAGGGCAGCTTACCGATGAGATTCGTGAAAATATGGAAGCTGCCGAAACCCTTACCGAATTAGAAGACCTCTATTTGCCCTTTCGACCGAAGCGACGAACTCGAGCAACTATTGCCCGGGAAAAAGGCTTGGAGCCTTTAGCTGAAATTCTCCTTAAACAGGAAGAGGAAAACCCTGCTGGAATTGCAGAAAGATTTCTGGATAAGGAGAAAGGTGTCACCTCGGTCGAAGAAGCCTTGAACGGAGCTAAAGATATAGTTGCAGAGCGGATTAATGAAGAACAAGAAGCGCGAAAAGCGCTCCGAGAATTATTTCTTACTCAAGGGATTATTCGCTCCCATGTGATAAAAGGAAAAGAGAACGAAGGAATAAAATATAAAGATTATTTTAATTGGGAAGAATCCATAAAAAGCATACCCTCGCATCGACTTTTGGCAATCCGGCGCGGTGAGAAAGAGATGTTTTTATCTCTTCGGATCCTTCCTCCGGAAGACATTGCTCTATCGCTCTTGGAGTCCTTTTTTGTTAAAGGAATCAATCCTTCTTCATTAATTGTAAAAGAAGCCTGTCAAGATTGTTATAAAAGACTGATGGCTCCATCATTAGAAAATGATGCCCGGTTAATCAGCAAAGAAAGAGCTGATCGAGTAGCCATTGAAGTCTTTTCTGAAAATCTTCGTCAATTGTTGTTATTTCCGCCACTTGGGCAAAAAAGGATTTTAGCTATTGATCCAGGGTTTCGAACCGGTTGTAAGATGGTGTGTCTCGATAACCAGGGG
Protein-coding sequences here:
- a CDS encoding ATP-binding protein; translated protein: MVDGRNTIRRNIIKIDKEKCNGCGQCVLACAEGAIQITDGKARLVKDSYCDGLGACIGECPTGALQIEERIAEPFDESFQPQPPSQPEPLPACGCPGTMAQSLKGNSFQQKNPVNSLPVKERQSLLENWPVQLTLVPTEAPYLKNASLVIAADCVPFTYPAFHEKFLTGKVLLIGCPKLDNVDLYEDKLAQIFRQNRIKELNIVYMEVPCCRGLIPMVQNALLQSGAKVPVKINQISIKGEILKQEVLKVTPLIDNQMCCPSSAFFK
- a CDS encoding fasciclin domain-containing protein, encoding MTKQRYSPISLIFIVLILLIHFSFASPLAFSRNRRFNPSTQRIETNMVDVLATDENFTILLQLIDKAGLFNSLKEANDITIFAPNNDAFKNLSKKTFEALFNPENRSILAAILTYHLVPYRITWRDLPGSKLTLKTLLSGSTMFLMKSKEDPKVLLAINDAPGLSEINAEFLRDAYETINGNIYTIDSVLIPWKVRWSQLQ